One stretch of Streptomyces peucetius DNA includes these proteins:
- a CDS encoding DUF6183 family protein, with protein sequence MTYDITHTVAGLSAAGSADVSALSEEIDRQVRAGRLDRAGALGEQLAAHAATGKDVQWQHEVLLQRLLQTVSAHPGPQSVRTLLRIPASLRSSGAERTAAERRLATLIAHGQRIEDVEQVVFAPGADSVHSLEFAACLLQEMVLTGAPVEQYAALRSFAGTLVAARHPLAGLPLSLLPAERGLRRPPHADASWTWTVPPTPSVTYDGPELHASPSSRSRTADLDLTEITGETAAVAMGAAVQHWRDSSNGLVATQEFWSPDPVAPEDLPAVIERLPLIPWPEGQPTDRLYASTSDEVLRVLLSAAVRSPAYGGGMYGAYGRLAAWRSLGALAGAPADAPIGRTAELVEQTHWFRLGTSSPWFQEVAWDLAVAAVRPGGQEIAVLAATDTD encoded by the coding sequence ATGACCTACGACATCACGCACACCGTCGCGGGCCTCTCCGCGGCCGGTTCAGCGGACGTCTCGGCGCTTTCCGAGGAGATCGACAGGCAGGTCCGTGCCGGCCGGCTCGACCGGGCCGGGGCCCTCGGCGAGCAGCTTGCCGCCCACGCCGCCACCGGGAAGGACGTCCAGTGGCAGCACGAAGTCCTCCTGCAGCGCCTCCTCCAGACCGTATCGGCCCACCCCGGGCCCCAGAGCGTCCGCACGCTTCTGCGCATCCCGGCCTCCTTGCGGTCCTCCGGCGCCGAACGCACGGCGGCCGAGCGGCGACTGGCGACCCTCATCGCCCACGGTCAGCGGATCGAGGACGTCGAGCAGGTGGTGTTCGCACCGGGAGCCGACTCGGTCCACTCCCTTGAGTTCGCCGCCTGCCTTCTCCAGGAGATGGTGCTCACCGGGGCACCGGTCGAGCAGTACGCCGCACTCCGCTCCTTCGCCGGCACACTCGTCGCCGCGCGGCACCCCCTCGCGGGTCTTCCCCTGAGCCTGCTGCCCGCGGAACGCGGTCTGCGCAGACCGCCGCACGCCGACGCCTCCTGGACCTGGACGGTGCCGCCCACGCCCTCCGTCACCTACGACGGCCCGGAACTCCACGCCTCACCGTCGTCACGCAGCCGCACCGCGGATCTCGACCTGACGGAGATCACCGGCGAAACCGCCGCCGTCGCCATGGGCGCGGCAGTGCAGCACTGGCGCGACAGCTCCAACGGGCTCGTCGCGACCCAGGAGTTCTGGTCGCCCGACCCGGTCGCGCCCGAAGACCTTCCGGCCGTCATCGAGCGGCTTCCCCTGATCCCCTGGCCGGAAGGGCAGCCCACCGACCGGTTGTACGCGTCGACCTCCGACGAGGTGCTTCGGGTCCTGCTCTCCGCGGCGGTGCGCAGCCCGGCCTACGGGGGCGGCATGTACGGCGCCTACGGGCGTCTCGCCGCGTGGCGCTCCCTCGGGGCACTGGCGGGCGCACCGGCGGACGCACCGATCGGCCGCACGGCGGAACTCGTCGAGCAGACGCACTGGTTCCGCCTGGGCACGTCGTCCCCGTGGTTCCAGGAGGTCGCCTGGGACCTCGCCGTGGCCGCGGTGCGACCCGGGGGACAGGAGATCGCGGTCCTGGCGGCCACGGACACCGACTGA
- a CDS encoding ROK family transcriptional regulator has product MGRLTGGDPSLLRRINSAVVLHSLRGADSPTLTDLTRITGLSRPTVEGVVEGLIESGLVVEAVPDEGEARRQGRPARRFRFRAEAGHLLGIEIGAHRVAALLSGLDGRIIGAGSREVSERASADDRLERVRSVVADLLRRTGVARSSLRAVGVGSPGIVEADGTVRLSTALPGWTGLPLGERLRRSFRCPVLVENDANTAAVAEHWKGAATDSDDIVFVLAGLSPGAGSLIGGRLHRGYGGAAGEIGALHLLGRDETPEKLLSTTGEPLHPLDEQAVADVFALARNGDEGALAAVDRFNKRLVHDVAALVLALDPELVVIGGWAAGLDGVLPPLRDELSRYCLRPPRVALSLLGEAAVATGALRLALDHVEEQLFAVEGTVTARR; this is encoded by the coding sequence GTGGGGCGGCTGACCGGCGGCGATCCGTCGCTGTTGCGGCGGATCAACTCCGCGGTGGTACTCCATTCACTGCGGGGCGCCGACTCGCCCACGCTCACCGACCTGACCCGGATCACGGGCCTTTCGCGGCCGACGGTGGAGGGCGTGGTCGAGGGTCTGATCGAGAGCGGCCTGGTCGTCGAGGCCGTGCCCGACGAGGGTGAGGCCCGCCGGCAGGGACGGCCGGCGCGGCGGTTCAGGTTCCGTGCGGAGGCCGGGCACCTGCTGGGGATCGAGATCGGTGCCCACCGGGTCGCGGCGCTGCTGTCGGGTCTGGACGGGCGGATCATCGGGGCGGGTTCGCGGGAGGTGTCCGAGCGGGCGAGTGCCGACGACCGGCTGGAGCGGGTGCGGTCGGTGGTCGCCGACCTGCTGCGGCGCACCGGTGTGGCGCGAAGCAGCCTGCGCGCGGTGGGTGTCGGCTCGCCGGGGATCGTGGAGGCCGACGGGACCGTGCGGCTGTCGACGGCGCTGCCGGGCTGGACGGGGCTCCCCCTGGGCGAGCGGCTGCGCCGGTCGTTCCGGTGCCCGGTGCTGGTGGAGAACGACGCCAACACCGCCGCGGTGGCCGAGCACTGGAAGGGCGCGGCGACGGACTCCGACGACATCGTGTTCGTGCTCGCGGGGCTGAGCCCCGGCGCGGGGTCCCTCATCGGCGGGCGGCTGCACCGGGGTTACGGCGGTGCGGCGGGTGAGATCGGCGCCCTGCACCTGCTGGGCAGGGACGAGACGCCGGAGAAACTGCTGTCGACGACCGGTGAGCCGCTGCACCCGCTGGACGAGCAGGCGGTGGCGGACGTCTTCGCGCTCGCCAGGAACGGTGACGAGGGAGCCCTTGCCGCCGTCGACCGGTTCAACAAGCGCCTCGTGCACGACGTGGCCGCGCTGGTGCTGGCCCTTGATCCGGAGCTGGTGGTCATCGGCGGCTGGGCGGCCGGGCTGGACGGGGTACTGCCGCCGCTGCGTGACGAGCTGTCGCGCTACTGCCTCCGGCCGCCGAGAGTGGCGCTGTCCCTGCTGGGCGAGGCCGCTGTGGCGACCGGCGCGCTGCGGCTTGCGCTGGACCATGTGGAGGAACAGCTCTTCGCCGTCGAGGGAACGGTGACGGCCCGCCGCTGA
- a CDS encoding polymorphic toxin-type HINT domain-containing protein — protein MGLVGSAPASAVEAAASSTQSDTGEYIPPTDRGRVLELWRAGGPGVKAAAEVALLGSDADVQTFLDHEYPAAQLSDDRVATVQIFSAGGRAVRAAAEAALAGTPEDLDAFLRDGWKLPLEQDQRVRATQIISAGGPGVKEAGTAAMNGTIEDVRAFIAEGQYTARDADDRVMVVQILSTGGPAVREAAEAAMNGSIYDVREFLEVGQHIARARDQELATVTELAALAEEAGRQAKAETEAAKEASDRAIAATKLAKEAAQTAAAETEAAKDDAKRASNAAGRAADAASGAAKAAQQAISSARAANTSARIAANAASQAASAAAAAAQAASRARNAAAEAATDATKADAARKAAEGARKAAQGAKKAAQAAEYAGTAATEAGNAAKAAIGAGVHANAAAAAAEEASGYANVSSAQAERARAAAAEARRHAAAATNAANRAQALAAKAAKAAFEARDAANSAAVHAENAAVAADAAAEHAGDAATAAAESTKHATAAKTAADAATAAVTKARATFDLAREVEAAELADRTTTAIEEAKAAKIAIDERRAAAQQAIEQAKLLDAEAERLAAEVAQPDVDVAAVTPQARKVALHVAKTRGPWSATAAEVALSGPGSQVVEYVRSGLELADRHDETDRVVRLAWDSEYSAVQTAARTALTGDAATISEFLETGQHQAAANDYRVRVVQLMEGAGPDVRKAGQAALDAGTTEALRAFIASGYYTARTNDERVRAVQLMSEGTPEVKAAARVALAGPPEMLHDFIEVGQFRAQRKDLLTATHVSRIQRIIAGAASVAATAQQNAALAAKVAAEARKAAEEAAQYAAQAAESAEQAGVYAEEARKSAAAAEASAADAANSARTARAAEADAHSAARRATNSAAQAEASAASAQASASDAWASANAARASAEAAGKDSEAAETAAKEALIAAVEKKQEEELAKLRSEEAKQFREEIKDFNDWLRESEDIDWGAVLSEGGHFALDVLGLIPGFGEAADGANCAWYGGEAASGKSDALGDAALSCASAVPGLGYGASAVKFGKWGDKASGFFKSLFSKGSKVFKKCNSFTPQTPVLMADGRTKPIKDVRVGDRVLSTDPGTERTAARAVEQLFTTSGLKRLVTITVDEDGESGSRVGSFTATAAHPIWLANRKDWVNADGVVPGDKVRTPDGTTATVVSAQEDRRVQQVFNLSVRDIHTYYVLAGGTPVLVHNATCPVTFADMGGDHFVSPGGLIYGPDRKHGHKIDHLLAHTVPDPTRATHTVFLENNPNKLFDLVDEAWAKQAQAIRVPGDDAVYIFPMGRAIGTQGEEYMKVAVDPNTGLFLSAYPVASP, from the coding sequence GTGGGGCTCGTCGGATCCGCTCCCGCCTCGGCGGTCGAAGCGGCAGCAAGCAGCACCCAGAGCGACACGGGGGAGTACATCCCGCCGACCGATCGCGGCCGGGTGCTGGAGCTGTGGAGGGCCGGCGGACCCGGAGTCAAGGCGGCCGCCGAGGTCGCACTGCTCGGGTCGGACGCGGACGTACAGACGTTCCTCGACCACGAGTACCCGGCGGCCCAGCTCAGCGACGACCGGGTGGCCACGGTCCAGATCTTCTCGGCGGGCGGACGCGCGGTACGCGCGGCGGCCGAGGCGGCTCTCGCCGGGACGCCGGAGGACCTCGACGCCTTCCTGCGGGACGGCTGGAAGCTTCCGCTGGAGCAGGACCAGCGGGTGCGGGCCACGCAGATCATCTCCGCCGGCGGGCCGGGGGTGAAGGAAGCCGGCACCGCGGCCATGAACGGCACGATCGAGGACGTGCGGGCGTTCATCGCCGAGGGCCAGTACACGGCTCGCGACGCCGACGACCGGGTCATGGTCGTTCAGATCCTGAGCACCGGCGGCCCGGCCGTGCGCGAGGCCGCAGAGGCCGCGATGAACGGCTCGATCTACGACGTCCGAGAATTCCTGGAGGTGGGCCAGCACATCGCGCGCGCCCGTGACCAGGAGCTCGCCACTGTGACGGAACTGGCCGCGCTCGCCGAGGAGGCCGGACGCCAGGCCAAGGCGGAGACGGAAGCCGCCAAGGAGGCGTCGGACCGGGCGATCGCCGCCACCAAGCTCGCCAAGGAGGCCGCGCAGACCGCCGCGGCCGAGACCGAGGCGGCCAAGGACGACGCGAAGAGGGCGTCCAACGCCGCCGGCCGGGCCGCCGACGCCGCAAGCGGCGCGGCCAAGGCCGCGCAGCAGGCCATCAGTTCGGCTCGCGCCGCCAACACCTCGGCGCGTATCGCCGCCAACGCCGCATCGCAGGCCGCATCCGCCGCCGCTGCGGCGGCACAGGCGGCGTCCCGGGCCCGTAACGCCGCCGCGGAAGCGGCGACCGACGCCACGAAGGCGGACGCCGCCCGCAAGGCCGCCGAGGGCGCCCGGAAGGCTGCCCAGGGAGCCAAGAAGGCCGCACAGGCCGCCGAGTACGCGGGCACCGCGGCCACCGAGGCGGGCAACGCCGCGAAGGCCGCCATCGGCGCCGGCGTCCACGCCAACGCGGCCGCGGCCGCAGCGGAAGAGGCCAGCGGCTACGCGAACGTCTCCAGCGCCCAGGCGGAGCGGGCCAGGGCCGCCGCGGCCGAGGCCCGCCGCCACGCCGCCGCGGCCACCAACGCCGCCAACCGTGCGCAGGCGCTGGCAGCCAAGGCGGCCAAGGCCGCCTTCGAGGCCAGGGACGCGGCCAACTCGGCCGCCGTCCACGCGGAGAACGCAGCGGTGGCGGCCGACGCGGCCGCGGAGCACGCCGGGGACGCGGCCACCGCCGCCGCCGAGTCCACCAAGCACGCGACGGCGGCCAAGACCGCCGCGGACGCCGCGACGGCCGCGGTCACCAAGGCGCGGGCCACCTTCGACCTCGCACGCGAGGTCGAGGCGGCGGAGCTGGCGGACCGTACGACCACCGCGATCGAGGAGGCCAAGGCCGCCAAGATCGCCATCGACGAGCGCCGCGCCGCCGCACAGCAGGCGATCGAGCAGGCCAAGCTGCTCGACGCGGAGGCCGAGCGGCTCGCCGCCGAGGTGGCGCAGCCGGACGTCGACGTCGCTGCGGTGACGCCCCAGGCCCGCAAGGTGGCCCTGCACGTCGCCAAGACCCGCGGCCCCTGGAGCGCCACGGCCGCCGAGGTCGCCCTGAGCGGCCCCGGCAGCCAGGTGGTCGAGTACGTGCGCAGCGGCCTTGAACTGGCCGACAGGCACGACGAGACCGACCGTGTCGTACGGCTGGCCTGGGACTCGGAGTACTCCGCCGTCCAGACGGCCGCCCGGACGGCACTGACCGGCGACGCCGCCACGATCAGCGAGTTCCTCGAGACGGGTCAGCACCAGGCGGCGGCGAACGACTACCGCGTCAGGGTCGTCCAGCTGATGGAGGGAGCCGGCCCGGACGTCAGGAAGGCAGGACAGGCGGCCCTCGACGCCGGTACGACCGAAGCCCTGCGTGCCTTCATCGCCTCCGGCTACTACACGGCCCGCACCAATGACGAGCGCGTGCGGGCCGTCCAGCTGATGAGCGAGGGCACGCCGGAGGTCAAGGCCGCTGCCCGGGTCGCGCTGGCGGGCCCGCCGGAGATGCTCCACGACTTCATCGAGGTCGGGCAGTTCCGGGCGCAGCGCAAGGACCTGCTGACCGCCACCCATGTGTCCCGGATCCAGCGGATCATCGCCGGTGCGGCGAGCGTCGCGGCGACCGCCCAGCAGAACGCCGCCCTGGCGGCGAAGGTCGCGGCAGAGGCCCGCAAGGCCGCCGAAGAGGCGGCGCAGTACGCCGCACAGGCCGCGGAGTCCGCCGAGCAGGCGGGCGTGTACGCCGAGGAGGCCCGCAAGTCCGCGGCCGCCGCGGAGGCGTCCGCCGCCGACGCGGCGAACTCCGCCAGGACGGCCCGCGCGGCCGAGGCCGATGCCCACAGCGCGGCCCGGCGTGCGACCAACTCCGCGGCCCAGGCGGAGGCTTCCGCGGCGTCCGCGCAGGCCTCCGCGAGCGACGCCTGGGCCTCGGCCAACGCCGCCCGTGCCTCTGCCGAGGCTGCGGGCAAGGACTCCGAGGCCGCCGAGACGGCAGCCAAGGAAGCCCTGATCGCCGCCGTCGAGAAAAAGCAGGAGGAGGAGCTCGCCAAGCTCAGGAGCGAGGAGGCCAAGCAGTTCCGGGAGGAGATCAAGGACTTCAACGACTGGCTGCGCGAGAGCGAGGACATCGACTGGGGTGCGGTGCTCTCCGAGGGCGGCCACTTCGCACTCGACGTCCTCGGCCTGATCCCCGGCTTCGGAGAGGCCGCCGACGGCGCCAACTGCGCCTGGTACGGCGGTGAAGCGGCGTCCGGCAAGTCGGACGCCCTGGGCGACGCGGCCCTGTCCTGCGCCTCCGCCGTGCCAGGACTCGGCTACGGCGCGAGCGCGGTCAAGTTCGGCAAGTGGGGCGACAAGGCGTCCGGCTTCTTCAAGTCGCTGTTCAGCAAGGGCAGCAAGGTCTTCAAGAAGTGCAACAGCTTCACGCCGCAGACCCCCGTCCTGATGGCCGACGGCCGGACGAAGCCCATCAAGGACGTGCGTGTCGGCGACCGGGTGCTCAGCACCGACCCGGGGACCGAGAGGACAGCGGCCCGCGCGGTCGAGCAGCTGTTCACCACCTCGGGTCTCAAGCGCCTCGTGACCATCACGGTCGACGAGGACGGCGAGTCGGGCAGCCGGGTCGGCAGCTTCACCGCCACCGCGGCTCACCCGATCTGGCTGGCCAACCGCAAGGACTGGGTCAACGCGGACGGCGTCGTCCCCGGCGACAAGGTCCGCACGCCGGACGGCACCACGGCCACCGTGGTGTCGGCACAGGAGGACCGGCGCGTCCAGCAGGTGTTCAACCTGTCGGTGCGGGACATCCACACCTACTACGTGCTCGCGGGCGGAACTCCGGTCCTCGTCCACAATGCGACGTGCCCGGTCACGTTCGCGGACATGGGCGGCGACCACTTCGTGTCGCCGGGCGGTCTCATCTACGGGCCGGACAGGAAGCACGGCCACAAGATCGACCACCTGCTCGCCCACACCGTGCCGGACCCGACCAGGGCAACCCACACCGTCTTCCTCGAGAACAACCCGAACAAGCTGTTCGATCTCGTCGACGAGGCATGGGCCAAGCAGGCCCAGGCCATCAGGGTTCCCGGCGACGACGCGGTGTACATCTTCCCCATGGGCAGGGCGATCGGGACCCAGGGCGAGGAGTACATGAAGGTCGCCGTCGATCCCAACACCGGTTTGTTCCTGAGCGCCTACCCGGTGGCGAGTCCGTAG
- a CDS encoding maleylpyruvate isomerase family mycothiol-dependent enzyme: MSDALLNALAEALAEVVTLIDTCDDDVLDPDTAVKWLEATGFLLDRLPPADRRELAALVRRAADRQPDGGWRDDLLRVPDGFGLDDDQHERYCDAVERLVGEFVAAVRGVDPAIPVPTCPGWTVGDLVKHHGTTHRWAEHVVRTRAAERVWARDVPLDLPDDPSAYPDWVARSAEAALRTVRKVDPDLPMWSYGEDQRVAFYPRRLLFEAVIHLADAQLALGREPRVAPGTAADGIEEFLENLPHYSWITERLEALPDGSVSLVAQDTGAAWTIAFGAAGFSWTKTASAAPVTVTSTAADLLLLLYGRRRPTADRFTVTGRREVLDGWVGAMAF; this comes from the coding sequence GTGAGTGACGCACTGCTCAATGCGCTGGCCGAAGCGCTGGCCGAAGTGGTGACCCTGATCGACACCTGCGACGACGACGTGCTCGACCCCGACACCGCCGTGAAGTGGCTGGAAGCCACCGGATTCCTGCTGGACAGACTGCCGCCCGCCGACCGTCGCGAGCTCGCGGCACTCGTCCGCAGGGCGGCGGACCGCCAGCCCGACGGCGGATGGCGCGACGACCTGCTCCGGGTGCCGGACGGCTTCGGCCTGGACGACGACCAGCACGAGCGGTACTGCGACGCCGTCGAGCGTCTCGTCGGCGAGTTCGTGGCGGCGGTACGGGGCGTGGACCCGGCGATCCCGGTGCCCACCTGCCCCGGCTGGACCGTGGGCGACCTGGTGAAGCACCACGGCACCACCCACCGCTGGGCGGAACACGTGGTGCGGACACGGGCCGCCGAACGCGTCTGGGCCCGTGACGTGCCCCTCGACCTGCCGGACGATCCGTCGGCCTACCCGGATTGGGTGGCCCGCAGCGCGGAAGCGGCCCTGCGTACCGTGCGCAAGGTGGATCCCGATCTGCCGATGTGGTCCTACGGGGAGGACCAGCGGGTCGCGTTCTACCCCCGGCGGCTGCTCTTCGAAGCGGTGATCCACCTCGCGGACGCGCAACTGGCCCTCGGACGCGAACCCCGGGTCGCGCCGGGCACCGCGGCGGACGGCATCGAGGAATTCCTGGAGAACCTGCCGCACTACTCGTGGATCACCGAGCGGCTCGAGGCACTGCCGGACGGCTCGGTCTCGCTCGTCGCACAGGACACCGGCGCGGCCTGGACGATCGCCTTCGGCGCGGCCGGCTTCTCGTGGACGAAGACGGCGTCGGCCGCGCCCGTCACGGTCACGTCCACCGCGGCGGACCTGCTGCTGCTCCTCTACGGCCGCCGCCGCCCGACGGCGGACCGTTTCACGGTCACGGGCCGCCGGGAGGTCCTCGACGGGTGGGTGGGCGCGATGGCGTTCTAG
- a CDS encoding GntR family transcriptional regulator, protein MGTTQLESVPEPKYWHLKTVLAEALDTDFTVGEILPNERDLAARFGVARATLRQALEQLELEGRLQRRRGVGTTVAPPRVGVDVTTSRQDWPGTGHDAWQAAECTVAVPSAAVGRLLDTETDEAVHTVRRLRMSHGQPVAAELLYVPSASVPDLPVIEAPSGPALARSVLRELQRLDLAGQDRAVELGSAGAVDAKELDRLPGAPVLVVTTRYFSEGRTAAVSVATYRADTCRLTFGGDVEISHHGQERRAS, encoded by the coding sequence GTGGGGACCACGCAGCTGGAATCGGTGCCGGAGCCTAAGTACTGGCACCTCAAGACCGTGCTCGCCGAAGCACTGGACACCGACTTCACCGTCGGCGAGATCCTGCCGAACGAACGGGACCTGGCCGCCCGCTTCGGCGTCGCGCGCGCCACTCTCAGGCAGGCGCTCGAGCAGCTCGAGCTCGAAGGCCGCCTGCAGCGCCGCCGCGGCGTCGGCACGACCGTCGCCCCGCCGCGCGTGGGCGTCGACGTGACCACCTCGCGCCAGGACTGGCCCGGCACGGGACACGACGCCTGGCAGGCCGCGGAGTGCACCGTGGCCGTGCCGTCGGCGGCCGTGGGCCGGCTGCTCGACACCGAGACCGACGAAGCCGTGCACACGGTGCGCCGGCTGAGGATGAGCCACGGCCAGCCCGTCGCCGCCGAACTGCTCTACGTGCCGTCCGCCTCGGTGCCCGACCTGCCCGTCATCGAGGCGCCGTCGGGCCCGGCGCTCGCCCGCAGTGTGCTGCGCGAGTTGCAGCGCCTGGACCTCGCGGGCCAGGACCGCGCCGTCGAGCTCGGATCCGCGGGCGCCGTCGACGCCAAGGAGCTGGACCGCCTCCCGGGCGCGCCCGTCCTCGTCGTCACGACGCGGTACTTCTCCGAGGGCCGCACCGCCGCGGTGTCCGTCGCCACGTACCGCGCCGACACCTGCCGGCTGACCTTCGGCGGCGACGTCGAGATCAGCCACCACGGCCAGGAGCGCCGCGCCTCCTGA
- the mug gene encoding G/U mismatch-specific DNA glycosylase, whose translation MTRPTPAELEAARDRVIEDVVAGGLSVLFCGINPGLMSGATGHHFARPGNRFWPVLHLSGFTPRQLKPSEQRELLGHGLGITNVVARTTARADEIGDEEFREGGRLLVAKVERLKPRWLAVVGVTAYRTAFGERSARIGPQERTIGGARVWVLPNPSGLNAHWSLRAMAEEYGRLREAADGQVREDAGP comes from the coding sequence CTGACCCGCCCGACCCCGGCCGAGCTGGAGGCCGCCCGCGACCGCGTGATCGAGGACGTGGTCGCGGGCGGTCTTTCCGTGCTGTTCTGCGGCATCAACCCGGGGCTGATGTCGGGTGCCACCGGTCACCACTTCGCCCGCCCGGGCAACCGCTTCTGGCCGGTGCTGCACCTGTCGGGTTTCACCCCGCGGCAGTTGAAGCCGTCGGAGCAGCGCGAGCTGCTCGGCCACGGCCTCGGCATCACGAACGTGGTCGCACGGACGACTGCCCGGGCCGACGAGATCGGCGACGAGGAGTTCCGCGAGGGCGGCCGGCTGCTGGTCGCGAAGGTGGAGCGGCTGAAGCCCCGCTGGCTGGCCGTGGTCGGCGTGACGGCGTACCGCACGGCGTTCGGGGAGCGCTCGGCCCGGATCGGTCCGCAGGAGCGGACCATCGGCGGCGCGCGGGTGTGGGTGCTGCCCAACCCGAGCGGGCTGAACGCGCACTGGTCGCTCCGGGCGATGGCCGAGGAGTACGGCAGGCTCCGCGAGGCAGCCGACGGGCAGGTCCGGGAGGACGCCGGGCCGTGA
- the purB gene encoding adenylosuccinate lyase, with product MTAVSAKPRIPNVLAGRYASAELAVLWSPEQKVKLERQLWLAVLRAQKDLGIEVPDAALADYERVLGQVDLASIAEREKVTRHDVKARIEEFNALAGHEHVHKGMTSRDLTENVEQLQIRLSLELMRDRTVAVLARLGRLSGEYAELVMAGRSHNVAAQATTLGKRFATAADELLVAYGRFEDLLGRYPLRGIKGPVGTAQDMLDLLGGDAAKLADLEQRIAAHLGFGNAFTSVGQVYPRSLDYDVVSALVQLAAAPSSVAKTIRLMAGHELVTEGFKPGQVGSSAMPHKMNTRSCERVNGLMVILRGYASMTGELAGDQWNEGDVSCSVVRRVALPDAFFALDGLLETFLTVLDEFGAFPAVVARELDRYLPFLATTKVLMGAVRAGVGREVAHEAIKENAVASALAMREQGAERNELLDKLAADERIPLDRAQLDELMADKLSFTGAASDQVASVVSRVEEIAKQHPEAAAYTPGAIL from the coding sequence GTGACTGCTGTGTCTGCGAAGCCTCGCATCCCCAATGTTCTCGCCGGCCGCTACGCCTCCGCGGAGCTGGCCGTGCTCTGGTCCCCCGAGCAGAAGGTCAAGCTGGAGCGTCAGCTCTGGCTGGCGGTGCTGCGCGCGCAGAAGGACCTCGGGATCGAGGTGCCGGACGCCGCGCTCGCCGACTACGAGCGGGTGCTCGGCCAGGTCGACCTGGCGTCGATCGCCGAGCGCGAGAAGGTCACGCGCCACGACGTGAAGGCCCGTATCGAGGAGTTCAACGCCCTCGCGGGCCACGAGCACGTCCACAAGGGCATGACCTCCCGTGACCTCACGGAGAACGTCGAGCAGCTCCAGATCCGGCTGTCGCTGGAACTGATGCGTGACCGTACGGTCGCGGTGCTGGCGCGGCTCGGCAGGCTGTCGGGCGAGTACGCGGAGCTGGTCATGGCCGGCCGCTCCCACAACGTCGCCGCCCAGGCGACGACGCTCGGCAAGCGGTTCGCGACCGCCGCGGACGAGCTGCTGGTCGCCTACGGACGGTTCGAGGACCTGCTGGGCCGCTACCCGCTGCGCGGCATCAAGGGGCCGGTCGGCACGGCGCAGGACATGCTCGACCTGCTGGGCGGCGACGCGGCGAAGCTGGCGGACCTGGAGCAGCGCATCGCCGCCCACCTGGGCTTCGGCAACGCGTTCACGTCGGTCGGCCAGGTCTACCCCCGCTCGCTGGACTACGACGTCGTGTCCGCTCTGGTGCAGCTGGCGGCCGCGCCGTCCTCGGTGGCCAAGACGATCCGGCTGATGGCAGGCCACGAGCTGGTGACCGAGGGCTTCAAGCCGGGCCAGGTCGGCTCGTCCGCGATGCCGCACAAGATGAACACCCGCTCCTGCGAGCGCGTCAACGGTCTGATGGTCATCCTGCGCGGCTACGCGTCGATGACCGGCGAGCTCGCCGGTGACCAGTGGAACGAGGGCGACGTGTCCTGCTCCGTGGTCCGCCGGGTGGCGCTGCCCGACGCGTTCTTCGCGCTCGACGGTCTGCTGGAGACCTTCCTGACGGTGCTCGACGAGTTCGGGGCGTTCCCCGCGGTCGTCGCGCGTGAGCTGGACCGCTACCTGCCGTTCCTCGCCACGACCAAGGTCCTCATGGGCGCCGTCCGCGCCGGGGTGGGCCGCGAGGTCGCGCACGAGGCCATCAAGGAGAACGCGGTCGCCTCTGCCCTGGCCATGCGGGAGCAGGGCGCGGAGCGCAACGAATTGCTGGACAAGCTGGCGGCCGACGAGCGCATCCCGCTGGACCGCGCCCAGCTGGACGAACTGATGGCGGACAAGCTGTCGTTCACGGGTGCCGCGAGCGACCAGGTGGCCTCGGTGGTCTCCCGTGTGGAGGAGATCGCGAAGCAGCACCCGGAGGCCGCCGCCTACACCCCGGGCGCGATCCTCTGA
- a CDS encoding SGNH/GDSL hydrolase family protein, giving the protein MEINANYTSFVAVGDSFTEGMSDRLPDGSYRGWADVLAGRLAARTPGFRYANLAVRGKLIRQIVDEQVGIAASMGADVITLVGGLNDTLRPKCDMVRVRDLLEEAVEKLAPACGQLVLMRSPGRQGPVMERFRARMEELFAHVDSLASRHGALVVDLYGCAALGDQRMWDADRLHLTAEGHRRVAEAVWQTLGLDAADDWKAPLPPALRGSWAARRVADAQFARRHLGPWIGRRLTGRSSGDGRPAKRPELLPYEPGGTSSAGA; this is encoded by the coding sequence ATGGAGATCAATGCCAACTACACCAGTTTTGTCGCGGTCGGTGACTCGTTCACCGAGGGCATGTCCGACCGGTTGCCCGACGGCTCGTACCGCGGCTGGGCGGACGTCCTCGCCGGCCGGCTCGCGGCCCGCACTCCCGGCTTCCGCTACGCGAATCTCGCGGTGCGCGGGAAGCTGATCCGGCAGATCGTCGACGAGCAGGTCGGCATCGCGGCCTCCATGGGCGCCGACGTGATCACGCTGGTCGGCGGTCTGAACGACACCCTGCGGCCCAAGTGCGACATGGTCCGGGTGCGCGACCTCCTCGAGGAAGCGGTGGAGAAGCTCGCGCCGGCGTGCGGGCAGCTGGTGCTGATGCGCAGCCCGGGCCGCCAGGGCCCGGTGATGGAACGGTTCCGAGCGCGCATGGAGGAACTGTTCGCCCATGTCGACTCCCTCGCCTCACGGCACGGTGCCCTCGTCGTCGACCTCTACGGCTGTGCCGCCCTCGGTGACCAGCGGATGTGGGACGCGGACCGGCTGCATCTGACGGCCGAGGGGCACCGGAGAGTCGCGGAGGCGGTCTGGCAGACGCTCGGTCTGGACGCCGCGGACGACTGGAAGGCGCCGCTGCCTCCCGCGCTCCGGGGCAGCTGGGCGGCGCGGCGGGTGGCCGACGCGCAGTTCGCCCGCAGGCACCTGGGGCCGTGGATCGGCCGGCGGCTGACGGGGCGTTCCTCCGGGGACGGCAGGCCGGCGAAACGGCCTGAACTGCTGCCGTACGAGCCCGGCGGGACGTCCTCCGCCGGCGCCTGA